One Corallococcus exiguus DNA segment encodes these proteins:
- a CDS encoding serine/threonine protein kinase: MAHPSDPPLSSGVVLFTQGDTSYEFFRDLGVGRLGERVLLAFVRTPQGLGDCVVLKCIPLPQGEEPPEGFQRTRIRLEEEVQLARYLQHPRIARVHCLVEMPHGLCVVMEKLEGLSLNTLLSVAQVCGRYFSESFVLYVGAEVAAVLDYAHTRTDEAGTPLGIVNRDVNPGRIRLGPRGEVRMTDFGVALSRLTGRVATSFPRPQGEVLYAAPEALLGDEVDARADLFSLGLTLLEFATGRHLYDPGHLLAEGVEARLSRVEREKVLAASVASLGLTLPPFAEDLIRCSMSYRSVDVEHAAEGLSVPLRDILHMLLKPEPSERFATASELEGLLRARLAQLGPYTGEDAVREVQRALVEAGDRLWDLEVPDDEGGITPPVAETRSPDETPTEDA; this comes from the coding sequence ATGGCCCACCCATCTGATCCGCCGCTCTCCAGCGGTGTCGTGCTCTTCACGCAGGGGGATACCTCCTACGAATTCTTCCGGGACCTGGGAGTAGGGCGGCTCGGAGAGCGCGTTCTGCTCGCCTTCGTCAGAACGCCCCAAGGGCTGGGTGATTGCGTGGTGCTCAAGTGCATCCCGCTGCCGCAAGGCGAAGAGCCGCCCGAAGGCTTCCAGCGCACGCGGATACGGTTGGAGGAGGAGGTGCAGCTCGCGCGCTACCTTCAGCACCCGCGCATCGCGCGCGTCCATTGTCTTGTCGAGATGCCACATGGGCTGTGCGTGGTGATGGAGAAACTGGAGGGCTTGTCCCTCAACACGTTGCTGTCGGTGGCCCAAGTTTGCGGGCGTTACTTCTCCGAGTCCTTCGTCCTCTACGTGGGTGCGGAGGTGGCGGCAGTGCTGGATTATGCGCATACGCGCACGGATGAAGCGGGCACGCCGCTGGGCATCGTCAACCGCGACGTCAACCCGGGCCGTATCCGCCTGGGGCCACGCGGCGAGGTGCGCATGACGGACTTCGGCGTGGCCCTCTCCCGGCTGACGGGACGCGTGGCGACGTCCTTCCCCAGGCCCCAAGGCGAAGTCCTCTATGCTGCGCCCGAGGCATTGCTGGGCGACGAGGTGGACGCGCGGGCGGACCTCTTCTCCCTGGGGCTGACGCTGCTGGAGTTCGCCACCGGCCGACACCTCTACGACCCGGGCCACCTGCTCGCGGAAGGGGTGGAGGCGCGGCTGTCGCGGGTGGAGCGGGAGAAGGTGCTGGCGGCGTCCGTTGCCTCCCTGGGGCTGACGCTGCCTCCCTTCGCGGAGGACCTCATCCGGTGTTCCATGTCCTACCGCTCCGTGGACGTGGAGCACGCGGCGGAAGGGCTGTCTGTGCCCCTGCGCGACATCCTCCACATGCTGCTGAAGCCCGAGCCCTCGGAGCGCTTCGCCACGGCATCGGAGTTGGAGGGCCTCTTACGTGCGCGGCTGGCGCAGTTGGGGCCATACACGGGTGAAGACGCGGTGAGGGAGGTTCAGCGGGCGCTCGTAGAGGCAGGTGACAGGCTCTGGGATTTGGAGGTACCGGACGACGAAGGTGGCATCACTCCTCCCGTCGCCGAGACGCGCAGCCCGGACGAAACTCCAACAGAGGATGCGTGA